From the Brachyspira intermedia PWS/A genome, the window TAATTCCTTTTTATCATCAGAAGTTTCTGACATAAATTCATCTACGGCTGTTTTATATATTTTAGTATTTAAAGTGTCAAATAAAGTAAAGAAAGAGTCTATGAAATTACTTTTACCAGCTCCATTTTCTCCATAAATTATAATCATTTTTTTGGGATTATTTTTTGATGATGTTAAATCTACCTCAAAATCAACCAATGATTTATAATTTTTAAGTTTTACATAAGTAAACATTGTATTTTAACCTTTATTTTATTAATTTTTATTACATTTTATCATAAAATTAACAAAAAACAATCATAAATAATAATTACTCTTTACAATAACAAGTTTTATATTATAATTAATTCATTATTTTTATTAATGGGAGCTTTATAATGATTAAAAGAGCATTAATATCTGTATTCTATAAAGATGGAATATTAGACTTTGCCAAGTTTTTAACTTCAAAGAATGTGGAAATAGTTTCTACAGGCGGAACTTATAAATATTTAAAAGAAAATAATATACCTGTGATAGAGGTTGCTGAAGTTACAGGGGCTAAAGAAATGCTTGATGGAAGAGTAAAAACTTTAGATCCAAAAATACATGGTGCAATTCTAGCTATAAGAGATAATCCTGTTCATATGGAAACTATTAAAGAGAGAGGAATAACTCCTATAGATATGGTAATAGTTAATCTTTATCCTTTCTTTGAAAAAGTACAAGATGATAATTTGAAATTTGAAGAAAAGATTGAGTTTATTGATATAGGCGGTCCTACTATGCTTCGTTCTGCTGCTAAGTCTTTCAAAGATGTTGTGGTTATAAGCGATGTTAAAGATTATGATTTAGTAAAAAGCGAAATGGAAAAAGGCGAAGTTAGCTTTGAAACAAAAAAATATTTAGCTTCTAAAGTATTCAATTTAACTTCTGCTTATGATGCTGCTGTTTCTGAATTTATGTTTAATTCATTAGAAAGTAAGGAAGGCAAAAAACTTAATTATTTGAATATGTCTTATGCATTACAGGAAGAATTAAGATACGGAGAAAATCCTCATCAGGGAGCAAGCTATTATATTTCTACTACAGATAAAGGATCTATGAAAGATTTTGAACAATTAAATGGAAAAGAGCTTTCATTTAATAATATCAGAGATATGGATATAGCTTTGAAAATAGTATTAGAATTTGATGAAGCTAAAAAAGAATATGCTTGTTCTGCTATAAAACATTCTACTCCTTGCGGTGCTGCTTTAGGAAGCAGTGTATTAGAAGCTTATAATAGAACTTATGAATGCGATCCTACTTCTATATTCGGCGGAATAGTAGCTTTCAATAGCACAGTAGATGAGGCAACTGCAAAAGAACTCATAAAAATATTCTTGGAAATTGTTATTGCTAAAGACTTTACTCCTGAAGCTTTAGAAGTATTAAAAAGCAAAAAGAATTTAAGAGTTATAAAATATAAAACTAATACTAATGATAAAATTAATCTTGTTAAAGTTGACGGCGGATTACTTGTACAAGATGAAGACAATACTTTAATAGAAGATTATAAAGTTGTAACAGAGAAAAAACCTACTGAAGAAGAAATGAAGAATTTAATATTCGGAATGAAGGTTGTAAAATATGCTAAATCAAATGCTATAGTAGTAATAAAAGACTTTATGGCTAAAGGTATAGGAAGCGGACAGACCAACAGAATTTGGGCTTGCGAAGATGCTTTAGAGAGAGCAGGCGATGGGGTAGTTATGGCATCTGATGCTTTCTTCCCATTCAGAGATGTTGTTGATGCTTGTGCTAAATACAATATTAAAGCTATAATTCAGCCTGGTGGTTCTATGAGAGATCAGGAATCAATAGATGCTTGTAATGAACATGGTATTGCTATGGTATTTACTGGTATAAGACATTTTAAACATTAATTATTTTTATAATTGATAATAAAATAAAAGTGAAGCTAATTTTCATTAGCTTCACTTTTTTATATATTAAAATTTTTAATAAAGGTAAAAAGATGTTTTTTACTTATTTTAAATACGATGAAAGCTGAAAATATCCTGCATGAGTAAGATTATTAATATTTGTAAATCCCAATTTATACATACGCATACAAGCTGTACCAGAACGGCTTCCGCTTGCACAATAAACTATATACTCTTTGTTTTTATCTAATTTTGACATTTTCTCATTGAATTTAGAATCATCTAAAGGAATATTGACACTGTTTTTTATGTATCCGCTTTGCTGAACTTCCATATAACTTCTTACATCTATTAAACCTATATTTTTATTATTCTTATAGATTGAAACAGCATCATTTACATTTATGTTTTTAAATTTACCTTTGCTTCTTATATTGAATATTATTTTTCTCACGGCACTTAATATTATAAATGTTAATATAAGACCTATTATTAAAGTTAAAGTATTATTCATTTTATAAATACCCCCTGTATGTATAATAAATATTATAGCATACAGAGAAGTAAATTGCAATTAATTTATTTAAACTTATAGAAATAAATTTTATACATTATGGAAATCATCTAAATTATAAGCATCATTCCAAAATCTATATTCCCATATAAAAGCTATATCAAAAACAGCTATCATTTTTTCTTTTACAACATCAGAGGCATTATCATATAAATTATCAAGGATTTTAATCATATATTCGGTTGCTTTAGAGAACTCTTCGTCTGCATAAGTATCAATCCATTTTTTATATGGATTATTTTCAACTTCTGCATTTGCTTTTATGTATTTACCCAATTCGTTATATATCCAAAAACAAGGAAGTATAGATGATGCAGCAGTTTCAAAGGCTTCAGTATGAGCAGTATTAATAAGAAAACTTGTATATCCTAAATTAGCAGTTGTGATTTTATTTGTATTTTCAAATTTGAAAGTATCTCTGAAATATTTATGTACAATTTCTTCTTCTACTATATAAGAGTTTATAGATGATTTCAAAAAAACTAATGCATAATCAACATTGTGTATTTTTGAAGAAATTATAGCTAAAGCTTTAGAATAATATTTCAAATATAAACTATCTTGTTCTATATAGTATGCAAATTTTTTCTTGTCTAAACTTCCATCCATAAGTTCTTTATTAAAATTTGTATTTATTATTTTATTGTATAGATCTTGATTTCTTTTCCACACCATTTCTGAAAATTTCATTTTATTTCTCCTATCATTATTATTAAATGTTACTATTTTATCATTTAAATATTATTTTTTAAATATCATTCTTCTAAATAAGCATAATTAAATTTATATCTTCCCAAAGGCTCATCAACATAATTTTTTAATTTAGGATTAACTATTAAAAAATCTGTTCTATATATAAATGGTATAATAGGAACTTCATCAAATAGTATTGATTCAGCTTCTTTCAAAGCTTCCATTCTTTTTTGTGCATTTGTGGCAGTAGTAGCAAACTCTATTAAAGAATCATATCTGGCATTTGAAAATTCTCCGTAATTTATATCGCTGTAGCTAGTCATAATTTGAAGCATTGTAAGTGGGTCATTATAATCACCTGTCCAGCTTGTTCTAGCCATTTGATAATTTCCGGATTCTCTGAAAGGCAAAGTAATTTTTGATTCCTCTGTTCTCACTATTACATCTATATTGAGAGTGTTTTTCCACATCTGTTGAATAGCTTCCAAAACTGTAGTATAAAAACCAGATGAAACTTTTACTTCAAGCATAGGAAAATTTTCACCATTAGGATATCCTGCTTCGACTAATAATTTTTTTGCTTCTTCTACATTATTACTATAATTATTAGCTATTATATAGTTACTGCTTTCATCTCTAAAGGATTTTTCAAGTCCTTTTACCACAGGAGGAACAAATGCCTCTGCAGGTATTAATTTACCATATCCTATATTTGATACTATATAGTTTCTGTCTATTGCAAGAGATAATGCTTTTCTTACTCTTTTATCTGATAATGCTTTATCTTTATTGTTTAAATCCAAATAATAAACTCCTATAATATCGCTTACAGCCATTAAGTTTTCTTTTATCAAATTTTCTATCTCTCCAATAGGAGGTGCATTTATTGAGAAATCAACATCTCCAGTTCTTACAGCATTAAGTGATATATATTCATCAGCTATTAAAACAAAATTAATTCTTTTAGCTACTTGATTAGTATAATTCCAATAATTAGTATTTATTTCAAAAGCAAGCAATTCATCAGGCTTCCTTTCTACCATTTTGTATGCACCATTTCCAATATAAGTTTCAGGATTCCAAGTCCAATCATCACCGTATTTTTCTATTATATCCTTTCTTACTGGCATATAAACTCCTCCGGAAGCTAATATATCAGTAAAGTATAGGGTAGGTGCTTCAAGTTCTATTGTGAGAGTATTTTCATCTATAGCATTTACTCCGAGATTTTCTATTGGCTGTTTGCCTCTTATTATATCTTTTGCATTTTTTATATATTCCATTAAATAGCTTAAAGGTGATGCCGTTTTTGGATCAACGGCTCTTCTATAAGAATATACAAAATCATCAGCTGTAACTTTTTTTCCATCGCTCCATTTTGCATTATCTCTTAAATGAAATGTGTATGTAAGACTGTCATCGCTTATTTCCCATTTATCTGCAACACCTCCTACAATGTTTCCATTTAAATCTTTATTGAGTAGTCCCTCGAATGCATGATTAATATAAATATATCCGTATGTTTCATCATTCAAAGCGGGGTCTATAGTATTAAGTTCATAGCCCAAATTCACAGTGATTTCATCTTTGATATTTTTTATTTGTTTTTTACATGATATAAAAAATACAAATAAAATTAATAGAATAATAAATTTTTGTTTTGAAGTCATAAAAAGCTCCTTAAATTAAAATATAAAAGCGAGATTTTTATAACGCCGTTTGTCTTGTTTTATTGAATTTTATTTTAGTCTTGTTTATTGTAGATAATATAATTTAATAAAACAAGACCAACTTTAGAAAAGGTCTCATTTTATTAAATGTATAAAGAAAATAATAAAAGAGATAATTCCCTACGCTGGCATTACCCAAACAGGTTATAAGGGTCGAAGTTTTAATAATTTATGAAATTATGTAAACTTCCTCTCAGCCTTTTCAAGCTCCCCGATTGTGAGAAATGATATAATATTTTTATTTTTATATCAAGAACTCAATTATGCAATTTTAAAAAAAATGATATTATTGTAATTATATTAATATGTAAATTTAAATGTTTTTTAATTGTAGAAAATATAATGATAGAAATAAGCAAATGGGTATTAAATAAATAATACCCATTTTTAATTAGTTTGAGAATAAAAATTTATTTATGGTTAATTTTTAATATGTCAATAAGTTCTTTTATTAAGTTTTTTTCACTTATTGCAGTCATTAAATGATCCTGAGCATGTATAAAAAGTAAGTTTATTACAAAACTTTCACCATTAGCTTCTTTTGATATTAAATCAGTTTGGTATTGATGAGACTCTAGTAATAATTTATCAGCTTCCTGCATTTTTTTATCAGATTCTTCAAATTTATTTTCTTTAGCAAGTCTTAAAGCCTCATAAGCTAAACTCTTACTTTCTCCAGCTAATGCTATAATAGGAAATACATTTTCTTCCATAAATGTTTCATAATCTTGTGTCATAAGTAATAAACTCCGTAAAATTATTCTCTTATAATAAATCTTTTAGCCGGACTTATATAGTCTAGCAGAAATAAATATTCATCTTTAATTCTGCCTACTATATTAGTTCTTCCGGTATTTTTTAAATCTTTCAAAGCTATCTGCATTTCTCCAGTATAACTTCCATATTCTGATGAGTCTATTAATATATCGCCTCTTTTTATATCTGAAACAGCATTAAATAGTTTGAAATTATGTCCCTTATATTTTGCCCTTGTATCTGAAGATCTTATAACATCAGCAGAAGCATCTAATCTGTTTTGATGAAGCATATCCAATACTATACTTTTTTCTTCTTTGGGAATCGAGTTAACTAATTCTGCTTTAAAAGTTATTAATCTTTTATCCATATTATATAATGTTTTTAAAGTATTTTCATCTGCATAACAGTTAGCAATGAATACACAATCAACACCAAGAGCAAATAATTCCATAGCCTGCACATCTATAGGCATATTTCTATGTTCTTCTAATGTGCAAATACCATCACTTACAGGCCAAGGTCCAAAAGTAGCTTCTTTTGCATTAACAAATGCCGATGAACTTATAGAATATTTTTTAAAACGTTTCATACTGCTTTTAAAAAGTGTTCTGTCTAGTCCTGTATATGCATGAGGATAGAAATTATAACAGCCTATCAAATTATCTGTATTAGGATAATATTTCATTATGTTGTCAAGATAATTTGTATCATTGCTCATATTTAATTCTATTTTTAAATCGTATTCATTGTATGTCATTAAACTTTCTTCATTACCTGTAAAGCCTAAATCTAATCTTACAGCCCAAGCTCCCAATTTATGAAAAAAGTCAAGATTTTTATAATCTATATCTAAATGTTTGAATACAGCCGGAGATATATCTAAAGTAGTTTTTATACCCTTTTCTTTGGCATAATTTATAATATCTGAAAATTCATTTATTATTTCATCTTTAGATCTGTCTACTGAAAGTAGGCACATAAAACATCTAGTAAATCCATATTTAGAAGCTAAATCTATATAAGATTTATTATCTTCCATTTTTGAGTGAAAAGGGTAAATAGATATTCCTAACTCTTTCATCTATAATATTTCTCCTGTTGTATCTTTTATATTATTTTTTTATTATTTATTATCTTGTAAAGTTTTAGCATAAGCATTTATAAAAGGAGTGTATATTAAGTATGATAAGAATACTAAACATAAACTTAAAATCATAGCAGGAATATTGAAATTTGAAGCTATCAAAGCACCTAATGGTCCTGGTGTTGTCCATGGAATAAGAGCTATAATTTTTCCTACAATACCCACTTTTAAAACCGTATAAGCTATTATAGCATTGATTATTGGCACACATATAAAAGGGATAAAAAGTATAGGATTCATAATAATAGGTGTGCCAAACATAATAGGTTCATTTATATTGAATAATCCTGGTATTATGGAAATTTTTCCTATAGATTTCAAATGTTCATTTTTACTTAATGCCATAGATATTGCCAAACCTAATGTAGCACCTGCTCCTCCTATATATACATAAACATTAAAGAATTCACCTGCTACTATTTTAGGTAAAGCCTCTCCTGCCTGTAAAGCCGCCTGGTTCAAAGCTAAATTTGATAATGTTACTATACTGATTATAGCATTGATCACATTAGCACCATGTATACCTACAAACCATAATATATGTATAATTAAAAGAAGTATTATTACCAACACTAAACTATCTGATTTTGATAATAAAGGAGACATTATATTATCTATCAAATTAGAAGTTAACATAGTCATATTTTTCTGTATTATTATATTTATGATTTGGAATAATATTCCCACAACAGCTATAGGTATTATTATTTCAAATGATTTTGCTATTGCAGGAGGTACAGAATCAGGAAGTTTTATAGTTATTTTTTTACTTACTAAGAATCTATAAATTTCTATTGATATTATTCCACCTATTATTGCCGAGAATATTCCCTTAGCATCTAAAAATCTTGCATCTAGTACATTTATATTGCTTCCTGCTTCTGCTAAAAATATATTAGTAAAATCTCCAGCAACAGATAATGTATTAGCTTTAACTGATATAAGTAAAAAAGCAAATAAAGATAAGAAACCTCCTGTAACACTGCTTAAACTGTAAGATCCCGCCAAAGAATATCCAATACCATAAGCTACAAACAATGATAATAATCCCATACTTACATTGAATATTTGAATGAAATGCCCTGAAAATGTAGTACTGAAATTATCATACCAAGACATATATATAAAGCTATTTTCATTTTTAAGAGGTAAGTTAAATATTAAAAGTATGAAAGATCCTACTATTAAAAATGGTGTAACATAATCAAATGAATCTTTTATAGATTTAAGATATCTGTTATTGGATAATTTAGCTGCAATTGGAGTTATTTTATTTTCTATATAATTAATAATTCTATCATTCATAATATATTCTTAATATGTAATTGTGTATTTGAAAATTATAATGTCAAGTTTAAAGCAAAGTCTAATATTTTAGCTCCATCCATTTTTCCATAATCTTTAAAATCTATAACATCTAAAGGTTTTCCTTTAGCATTAGCTTTTTTAACCAATTCATCTTTTAGGTATTTAACTTGAGGACCTAATAAAAATATATCATAACTGTCTGCTAATTCTTCAAATCTTGAAACGCTTGCAGCTTCTATTTCAGCATCAATATTGTCGGCTTTAGCTTTATCCTGCATCTTTTTGACTATCATACTGGTAGACATTCCAGCAGAACATAAAAGTAAAATCTTTTTCATTTTTTACTCCTTTTCTATTTTTATGTTAAAGATAATGTTTTTAAAAAATAACTCAAACAATAAAATTGCAGTATTAATATGGTAATTTATTAGCTTTTTCTTTTTATTAAAAAGTATATAATAAAAACAAAAATGACAAATAAAAGTTATATTTATGAATGTTAAGTATATAAAAGAAATATTATCATCGTTGTCGGCCGATTCATATATAACTGCTGAAGCCTTATCAAAACAATTAAATGTCAGCGAAAAAACAATTAGAACAAAAGTTAAAGAAATTAATTATGAATTGCAGAAACTTAATATAAAGATAGAATCTAAACCAAGATATGGATATAAATTGATATGCGATAACTATGATAATTTTAAATCTATAGATTTAATATCAAATATTAATAATGATATGGATTATAGAATTAAGATAATTTTCAAATATTTAATAGAATTAGATAGCGAATATATAAAATCTGATGATATATGCGATTCTTTGGATATATCTAAAACTACTTTAACAAATATATTAAAGATTATGGAGTATAATTTAAAATATCATAATCTTAAACTTGAAAGAAGACCTAATTACGGAATTAAATTGATAGGTAATGAATTTGATATAAGAAATTTTATAATATGCAATTATTTAAATGATTTCTTATATGAAAATAATATGAATGAAAAATTAATAGGAATAATTATAAATTTCCTTAATAAATATGAAATAAAATTTTCAGAAATTAATTTAGAAAATTTTATTCAGTACATCAATGTTTCAATAAATAGAATAAAGAATAATAAATTTATATGTGATTGTGAAAATGATATTGTTAAAGATATAGCTGAAGAAATAAGATTATCAGAAGAATTAATAAATCAGATACAAAATGAAATTGATATAGAGTTTAATGATACTGAAATTCTATTTATAGCCATACATATAGCTTCGAAGAATTTATTTTCTATTAATGAAAATTATAATTCTGTGATACAGGATAAATTTTCAGATATAATTGATAAAATGCTTGATATGGTTTATAAGAATTTAAAAATAGATTTAAGGAATAATTTCAATTTGATACTTCTTTTAAATCAGCATATGATACCTTTGGATATAAGGATAAGGTATAATATATTTCAAAAAAATCCTATGCTTAATGATATAAAAAATAATTATAGTCTTTCATTTTTATTAGCTTCAGAAAGTGCTGCAATATTGAAAGATTATTATAATAAAGATATATCAGAAGATGAAATAGGATATTTAGCATTATTGTTTCAAATAGGATTAGAAGAAACGGTAGAAAGCATAAATAAAATGAATATATTAATAGTATGCGGAAGTGGTAAAACAACTTCAAATTTACTTGTTACAAAATACAGAAAAGAATTTAATGATTATATAGAAAATATCTATGCGGCGGATTTAATAGGATTAAAGGAGTTTGATTTTTCTAAAGTGGATTATGTTTTTTCTACTGTTCCTATTAATTTGAAACTTCCTGTTCCAATAGTTTATATAAGTAATTTTTTAAAAAGCGATGATATTATTAATGTTAAAAATACATTTGAATCTTTAAATAGAAATATTATTTTAGACTATTATAAAGAAGAAATGTTTACAACTGATATAAAAGGAGATACTAAAGAAGAAATAATAAAAAATATATGTGAAGAGATAAAAAAATATAAAAGTATACCTGATAATTTTTATGAATTGGTTATGAAAAGGGAACAATTAGCAGAAACTGATATTGGTAATTTAGTAGCAATACCTCACCCTATAGAGGTTGTTACAAAAGATACATTTGTTTATGTTGCGGTATTAGATAAGCCTATATTATGGCAGAAGAATAATGTTCAGGTAGTATTTTTAATTTCTGTATCGAATAACAATGATGATTTGAAAAATTTTTATGAATACACTATTAATTTTCTTCTCAATGAAAATAGTGTGAAAAAGTTAATAGAGAATAAAACTTTTGAGAATCTAATTTTCCTTATTAAAAGTAATTCAGAATAAAACGAGGTTTTTATGACAGAGTTTAAATATACTATTAATAATATAAGTAATATACATGCCAGACCTTTAAGCGAACTTGCAAAAATAGCTAAAGACAGTAATTGTGAAGTGTCAGTAAAAAAAGGTGAAAATTTGAAAGACTTGAAAAAGATTATAGGGCTTATACAGTTAAAATTGAAAGTAGGGGATGAAGTGGATGTAATTATCAATGGTAATGATGATGATTTAGAGAATACTGCAAAAGAAAATATATATAATTTTTTTAAGCTGAATTTTTGATTAACATAATATTTTTATATTATATCACATTTTTATACTAGCTTTTTTATATAATTCATATTACAATTAGTAGTTTTATAAGTTATAAATGTATATTTTATTATGAGTTATGTTAAATGCTATTTAATTCCAGAGATTTTTTAATATTTTTTCCTATAACATTGATTTTATATTGGATATTTCCAAAAAAATTAAGATATATTTGTCTTTTTATAGCAAGTTATATATTTTATATGTTTTGGAATCCTAAGTATGCATTGTTAATGGGTACTTCTACTATTGTAACTTTTTTAAGCGGTATATTAATAGAAAAATTAAAATATAAAAGAATAGTAGTGGCATTTAGTTTTATAATCAATATTGCTATACTTGTATTCTTTAAATATTTTGATTTTCTTCTATTAAATATAAATATGCTTTTATCAGCATTAAATATACAATTAATAGAGAAGCCTTTTGATATTATTTTGCCTGTAGGAATATCATTTTATACATTTCAGGCATTAAGTTATACTATAGATGTTTACAGAGGTGAAATAAAGTCAGAAAAAAATATTATTAAATATGCCTTGTTTGTATCATTCTTTCCTCAGTTAGTTGCAGGCCCAATAGAACGTTCAAAACATTTGCTAGGTCAAATACAGAACATGGATAAGATAAAAAGATTCGATTATCATAGAATAACAGAAGGGCTTATTTTAATGCTTTTCGGTTATTTTCAGAAAATGGTAATAGCGGATAGAGCTTCTATATTGGTAGATACTGTATTTAATAGATATTATATTTATAATACTACAGAATTAGCATTGTCAGCTATTCTTTTTGCTGTGCAGATATACTGTGATTTTGCAAGCTATTCTCTTATAGCAATAGGAACTGCCAAAGTTATGGGTATAGATTTAATGGAGAACTTTAATACTCCATATTTTGCAAGAAGCATAAAGGAGTTTTGGGGCAGATGGCATATATCTTTATCAACTTGGTTTAGAGATTATCTTTATATACCTTTGGGCGGAAATAGATGCTCAAAAATAAGAAGAAGTTTTAATATATTAGTAACATTTTTAGTAAGTGGACTTTGGCATGGAGCTAATTTTACTTTTATAGCTTGGGGTGCTATTCATGGGATATGCTATTTAATAGAAGATATTACATCAAAATTCAGAAATAATGTTTTAAATAAATTGGGTGTAAAAGTACAAAGTTTTAGTTTTAAATTTCTTGAAGTGATTATTACATTTATAATAGTAGATTTAGCTTGGATATTTTTCAGAGCAGAAACTATACATGACGCTTTTTACTATATACAGAGAATGTTCACTAAAATAGATTTATGGCGTTTATTTGACGGTTCATTGTACAAATTAGGATTGGACAATTTTGAAATGAATATACTTATAATATCTTTGATAGTGCTTTTTTTAGTTGATTTGATAAAATATATAAAGAAAGAAACTATATATGAATTTTTAAAAAATCAATGTTTGTATTTCAGATGGGCTGTAATATTTTTCTTATTATTCTTCATTATAATATATGGAAAATACGGTGCAGGTTTTGACCCTAAACAATTTATATATTTCCAATTTTAGGAGTTATAAAAATGAGTGAAGTTAGAAAAAATTATTATGGCAGTCTTTGTACTGAAATGTATGAGATACTGCATGAAAAAGCA encodes:
- the purH gene encoding bifunctional phosphoribosylaminoimidazolecarboxamide formyltransferase/IMP cyclohydrolase, yielding MIKRALISVFYKDGILDFAKFLTSKNVEIVSTGGTYKYLKENNIPVIEVAEVTGAKEMLDGRVKTLDPKIHGAILAIRDNPVHMETIKERGITPIDMVIVNLYPFFEKVQDDNLKFEEKIEFIDIGGPTMLRSAAKSFKDVVVISDVKDYDLVKSEMEKGEVSFETKKYLASKVFNLTSAYDAAVSEFMFNSLESKEGKKLNYLNMSYALQEELRYGENPHQGASYYISTTDKGSMKDFEQLNGKELSFNNIRDMDIALKIVLEFDEAKKEYACSAIKHSTPCGAALGSSVLEAYNRTYECDPTSIFGGIVAFNSTVDEATAKELIKIFLEIVIAKDFTPEALEVLKSKKNLRVIKYKTNTNDKINLVKVDGGLLVQDEDNTLIEDYKVVTEKKPTEEEMKNLIFGMKVVKYAKSNAIVVIKDFMAKGIGSGQTNRIWACEDALERAGDGVVMASDAFFPFRDVVDACAKYNIKAIIQPGGSMRDQESIDACNEHGIAMVFTGIRHFKH
- a CDS encoding peptide ABC transporter substrate-binding protein, with protein sequence MTSKQKFIILLILFVFFISCKKQIKNIKDEITVNLGYELNTIDPALNDETYGYIYINHAFEGLLNKDLNGNIVGGVADKWEISDDSLTYTFHLRDNAKWSDGKKVTADDFVYSYRRAVDPKTASPLSYLMEYIKNAKDIIRGKQPIENLGVNAIDENTLTIELEAPTLYFTDILASGGVYMPVRKDIIEKYGDDWTWNPETYIGNGAYKMVERKPDELLAFEINTNYWNYTNQVAKRINFVLIADEYISLNAVRTGDVDFSINAPPIGEIENLIKENLMAVSDIIGVYYLDLNNKDKALSDKRVRKALSLAIDRNYIVSNIGYGKLIPAEAFVPPVVKGLEKSFRDESSNYIIANNYSNNVEEAKKLLVEAGYPNGENFPMLEVKVSSGFYTTVLEAIQQMWKNTLNIDVIVRTEESKITLPFRESGNYQMARTSWTGDYNDPLTMLQIMTSYSDINYGEFSNARYDSLIEFATTATNAQKRMEALKEAESILFDEVPIIPFIYRTDFLIVNPKLKNYVDEPLGRYKFNYAYLEE
- a CDS encoding DUF871 domain-containing protein; its protein translation is MKELGISIYPFHSKMEDNKSYIDLASKYGFTRCFMCLLSVDRSKDEIINEFSDIINYAKEKGIKTTLDISPAVFKHLDIDYKNLDFFHKLGAWAVRLDLGFTGNEESLMTYNEYDLKIELNMSNDTNYLDNIMKYYPNTDNLIGCYNFYPHAYTGLDRTLFKSSMKRFKKYSISSSAFVNAKEATFGPWPVSDGICTLEEHRNMPIDVQAMELFALGVDCVFIANCYADENTLKTLYNMDKRLITFKAELVNSIPKEEKSIVLDMLHQNRLDASADVIRSSDTRAKYKGHNFKLFNAVSDIKRGDILIDSSEYGSYTGEMQIALKDLKNTGRTNIVGRIKDEYLFLLDYISPAKRFIIRE
- a CDS encoding PTS lactose/cellobiose transporter subunit IIA, which codes for MTQDYETFMEENVFPIIALAGESKSLAYEALRLAKENKFEESDKKMQEADKLLLESHQYQTDLISKEANGESFVINLLFIHAQDHLMTAISEKNLIKELIDILKINHK
- a CDS encoding PTS sugar transporter subunit IIB, with translation MKKILLLCSAGMSTSMIVKKMQDKAKADNIDAEIEAASVSRFEELADSYDIFLLGPQVKYLKDELVKKANAKGKPLDVIDFKDYGKMDGAKILDFALNLTL
- a CDS encoding BglG family transcription antiterminator: MNVKYIKEILSSLSADSYITAEALSKQLNVSEKTIRTKVKEINYELQKLNIKIESKPRYGYKLICDNYDNFKSIDLISNINNDMDYRIKIIFKYLIELDSEYIKSDDICDSLDISKTTLTNILKIMEYNLKYHNLKLERRPNYGIKLIGNEFDIRNFIICNYLNDFLYENNMNEKLIGIIINFLNKYEIKFSEINLENFIQYINVSINRIKNNKFICDCENDIVKDIAEEIRLSEELINQIQNEIDIEFNDTEILFIAIHIASKNLFSINENYNSVIQDKFSDIIDKMLDMVYKNLKIDLRNNFNLILLLNQHMIPLDIRIRYNIFQKNPMLNDIKNNYSLSFLLASESAAILKDYYNKDISEDEIGYLALLFQIGLEETVESINKMNILIVCGSGKTTSNLLVTKYRKEFNDYIENIYAADLIGLKEFDFSKVDYVFSTVPINLKLPVPIVYISNFLKSDDIINVKNTFESLNRNIILDYYKEEMFTTDIKGDTKEEIIKNICEEIKKYKSIPDNFYELVMKREQLAETDIGNLVAIPHPIEVVTKDTFVYVAVLDKPILWQKNNVQVVFLISVSNNNDDLKNFYEYTINFLLNENSVKKLIENKTFENLIFLIKSNSE
- a CDS encoding rhodanese-like domain-containing protein, whose protein sequence is MNNTLTLIIGLILTFIILSAVRKIIFNIRSKGKFKNINVNDAVSIYKNNKNIGLIDVRSYMEVQQSGYIKNSVNIPLDDSKFNEKMSKLDKNKEYIVYCASGSRSGTACMRMYKLGFTNINNLTHAGYFQLSSYLK
- a CDS encoding PTS sugar transporter subunit IIC → MNDRIINYIENKITPIAAKLSNNRYLKSIKDSFDYVTPFLIVGSFILLIFNLPLKNENSFIYMSWYDNFSTTFSGHFIQIFNVSMGLLSLFVAYGIGYSLAGSYSLSSVTGGFLSLFAFLLISVKANTLSVAGDFTNIFLAEAGSNINVLDARFLDAKGIFSAIIGGIISIEIYRFLVSKKITIKLPDSVPPAIAKSFEIIIPIAVVGILFQIINIIIQKNMTMLTSNLIDNIMSPLLSKSDSLVLVIILLLIIHILWFVGIHGANVINAIISIVTLSNLALNQAALQAGEALPKIVAGEFFNVYVYIGGAGATLGLAISMALSKNEHLKSIGKISIIPGLFNINEPIMFGTPIIMNPILFIPFICVPIINAIIAYTVLKVGIVGKIIALIPWTTPGPLGALIASNFNIPAMILSLCLVFLSYLIYTPFINAYAKTLQDNK
- a CDS encoding TenA family protein, which encodes MKFSEMVWKRNQDLYNKIINTNFNKELMDGSLDKKKFAYYIEQDSLYLKYYSKALAIISSKIHNVDYALVFLKSSINSYIVEEEIVHKYFRDTFKFENTNKITTANLGYTSFLINTAHTEAFETAASSILPCFWIYNELGKYIKANAEVENNPYKKWIDTYADEEFSKATEYMIKILDNLYDNASDVVKEKMIAVFDIAFIWEYRFWNDAYNLDDFHNV